One part of the Tunicatimonas pelagia genome encodes these proteins:
- a CDS encoding MFS transporter has protein sequence MSRKPTFPVRYQMVGATFILAMIVLFDRILISVAKDPVSADLSLNDKQMGWVLSIFALGYALFQTPAGLLADRFGARRILTLVVSVWSVFTALTGAIWNFFLLLVVRFLFGVGEAGAFPGIARAVFRWVPVGERGIVNGINFSGGRIGAAIALPGAAWLIGQVGWRMSFVILGVIGVLWAIIWYAWFRDDPAEHNAVSEEEQKFIAEHTASENAEKTAISFSKLFKSKGMWLLMGQYFSSNFTFFFCLTWLFPHLKVKYNLEAIEAGFYSSAPLIFGALGNWVSGWMVDAIYRRGKWSLSRKLPAIIGFTLAAVGVLASVYMDDVLGAIIFISLAVFGADMTLSPSWSACVDVGREHSGAVSGTMNMAGNLGSFVTALAFPYLMSLTGSDVTFFYVTAILNLLAIPLWWSIRSDKPLELHDK, from the coding sequence ATGTCTCGCAAACCAACCTTTCCGGTACGATACCAAATGGTCGGGGCAACGTTCATTCTGGCAATGATTGTGTTGTTTGACCGCATTCTTATTTCGGTAGCGAAAGACCCGGTAAGTGCCGACCTTTCCCTCAACGACAAACAGATGGGCTGGGTACTATCTATTTTTGCTTTGGGCTACGCGCTATTCCAGACTCCTGCCGGACTGCTAGCGGATCGTTTTGGAGCTCGCCGAATTCTGACACTGGTTGTTAGTGTGTGGTCAGTATTTACAGCCTTGACTGGTGCCATTTGGAATTTCTTTTTACTGTTAGTTGTACGATTCCTTTTTGGAGTAGGCGAAGCCGGAGCTTTTCCGGGTATTGCTCGGGCGGTGTTCCGCTGGGTGCCAGTAGGAGAGCGGGGCATCGTAAACGGGATCAATTTTTCAGGTGGACGGATTGGAGCAGCCATTGCCCTGCCGGGAGCTGCGTGGCTCATTGGTCAGGTAGGCTGGCGAATGAGTTTCGTTATTCTAGGGGTGATTGGTGTATTGTGGGCGATAATCTGGTACGCTTGGTTTCGCGACGATCCGGCGGAGCATAACGCAGTATCAGAAGAGGAACAGAAGTTTATTGCGGAGCATACTGCTTCGGAAAATGCGGAGAAGACCGCTATTTCCTTCAGTAAGTTATTTAAATCCAAAGGAATGTGGCTGCTGATGGGCCAATACTTCAGCAGTAATTTTACATTCTTTTTCTGCCTAACCTGGCTATTTCCCCACCTGAAGGTGAAGTATAATCTGGAAGCTATTGAGGCCGGATTTTATTCATCGGCCCCGTTAATTTTCGGAGCACTAGGCAATTGGGTGTCCGGCTGGATGGTGGATGCTATCTACCGCCGGGGAAAGTGGTCGCTATCACGTAAACTCCCCGCTATCATTGGCTTCACACTGGCGGCAGTCGGCGTACTAGCCAGTGTATATATGGACGATGTGCTGGGCGCGATTATCTTTATTTCACTGGCGGTGTTTGGCGCAGATATGACGCTCAGCCCATCCTGGTCGGCTTGCGTAGATGTAGGACGTGAACATTCGGGAGCGGTGAGCGGTACCATGAATATGGCGGGTAATCTAGGCTCGTTCGTAACGGCACTAGCCTTTCCGTACCTGATGTCACTGACTGGTTCGGATGTCACCTTCTTTTACGTAACCGCGATTTTGAACCTACTGGCGATTCCTCTGTGGTGGTCTATCCGCTCTGACAAACCCTTAGAACTACATGACAAGTAA
- a CDS encoding GntR family transcriptional regulator — translation MKKITSDGLERAAYQKVKQMILSHKLTPGQKIVQNKLADELGISRTPLRSALQMLEAEHLVESIPRRGVIVRQFSNEEIIEIYDCRIALECTAVRLFTQRASPAVVKKLYDLFAPFVGCTEPIDYQEYRTADIKFHDTIIRQCGNNFLRKLFQQSNLLIYIDRIGLVRPPEETLPEHIAIIESMTNRNPDEAKLHMKKHLIHSQKLIAEQP, via the coding sequence GTGAAAAAAATAACCTCAGATGGGCTAGAAAGGGCTGCCTACCAAAAGGTAAAGCAAATGATTCTGTCGCACAAGCTTACCCCGGGTCAAAAGATTGTACAAAATAAATTAGCCGATGAACTAGGTATTAGCCGAACGCCCTTGCGCAGTGCTTTACAAATGCTGGAAGCTGAGCATCTGGTTGAGTCTATCCCCCGCCGGGGAGTAATTGTACGGCAATTTTCCAACGAAGAAATCATTGAGATTTACGATTGCCGAATTGCCTTAGAATGCACGGCAGTTCGCCTGTTTACGCAACGGGCGAGTCCGGCTGTTGTCAAAAAATTATACGATCTGTTCGCCCCTTTTGTCGGCTGTACTGAACCTATTGACTATCAGGAATACCGTACTGCTGATATAAAGTTTCACGATACTATCATCCGCCAGTGTGGAAATAATTTTTTGCGGAAGCTTTTTCAGCAGAGTAATCTGCTTATTTACATCGACCGCATTGGCTTGGTGCGCCCTCCGGAAGAAACATTACCCGAACACATAGCGATTATTGAGTCCATGACTAACCGCAATCCAGACGAAGCTAAGCTACATATGAAAAAACACCTTATCCATTCCCAGAAACTTATCGCCGAACAGCCTTAG
- a CDS encoding D-lyxose/D-mannose family sugar isomerase, with protein MSITKKELATAQERATDLIKQAGLFITDEEGQSIAAADFGLSRLEQEGIQILTMFETDRIAGKILVLFPNQTEPEHWHPSVGDDPGKEEVIRALWGDLYFYIPGDNTLQQGFIVEGKDEYYTMRHEVDMKPGDQLILPPGTKHWFQAGAKGAIMYSFSTKVRDTLDQFSDPNIVRETKIVD; from the coding sequence ATGTCTATCACAAAGAAAGAATTAGCCACCGCACAAGAGCGAGCCACCGATCTTATCAAACAAGCTGGACTGTTCATTACCGACGAAGAGGGGCAAAGTATTGCCGCGGCTGACTTTGGATTGAGCCGACTCGAGCAGGAGGGTATACAAATACTAACCATGTTTGAAACCGACCGCATCGCTGGAAAAATTCTGGTACTGTTTCCTAACCAGACCGAACCCGAGCATTGGCACCCATCGGTAGGAGATGATCCAGGTAAAGAAGAAGTGATCCGCGCTCTGTGGGGCGATCTGTACTTCTATATTCCCGGCGATAACACTTTGCAGCAAGGATTTATTGTAGAGGGAAAAGACGAGTACTACACTATGCGCCACGAGGTAGATATGAAACCGGGCGATCAGTTGATTTTACCTCCCGGCACCAAACACTGGTTTCAAGCCGGAGCGAAGGGAGCCATCATGTACTCCTTCTCTACCAAAGTACGCGACACCCTAGATCAGTTCTCTGACCCCAATATTGTGCGTGAGACAAAGATTGTTGATTGA